From Coffea arabica cultivar ET-39 chromosome 2e, Coffea Arabica ET-39 HiFi, whole genome shotgun sequence, the proteins below share one genomic window:
- the LOC113729715 gene encoding WUSCHEL-related homeobox 5-like, with translation MDEGFCIKPRGGGYVGGGGTKCGRWNPTSEQVKVLTDLFRSGLRTPSTDQIQKISSQLSFYGKIESKNVFYWFQNHKARERQKRRRVSIDEQKENHYQGKNSSSITHFAEINQISEPERVIETLQLFPLNSFGTESEAEKQLRFFANDCKGTASFSYGMGAEMDHPTLDLRLS, from the exons ATGGATGAGGGCTTTTGTATTAAGCCACGAGGCGGTGGCTATGTTGGTGGCGGTGGGACCAAGTGTGGGCGGTGGAATCCAACCTCAGAACAAGTGAAAGTTCTTACTGACCTCTTTAGGTCTGGCCTCCGAACCCCTAGCACCGACCAGATCCAAAAGATATCGTCCCAGTTAAGCTTCTATGGTAAGATCGAGAGCAAGAATGTCTTCTACTGGTTTCAAAACCACAAGGCTAGAGAAAGACAGAAGCGTCGCAGAGTTTCAATTgatgaacaaaaagaaaatcactATCAAGGAAAGAATTCTTCTTCTATAACAC attttgCGGAGATAAATCAGATTTCAGAGCCTGAGAGAGTGATAGAGACTTTGCAGTTGTTTCCGTTGAACTCATTCGGTACTGAATCAGAGGCAGAGAAGCAGCTGAGATTCTTCGCAAACGATTGCAAAGGGACTGCGTCGTTTTCGTACGGGATGGGAGCAGAGATGGACCATCCAACCCTGGATCTTCGTTTAAGCTAG
- the LOC140036561 gene encoding 26S proteasome non-ATPase regulatory subunit 7 homolog A → MDVIKSQQISARPIEKVVVHPLVLLSIVDHYNRVARDTKKRVVGVLLGTSFRGTVDVTNSYAVPFEEEDKDPSISFLDHNYHESMFSMFRRINAKEHVVGWYSTGPKLRENDLNIHGIFNAYVPTPVLVIIDVQPKELGIPTKAYYAVEEVKENATQKSQKVFVHVPSEIAAHEVEEIGVEHLLRDVKDTTISTLATEVSGKLTALKGLDARLQEIRSYLDNVIDEKLPLNHEILYHLQDVFNLLPNLNVAELIKAFAVKTNDMMLVIYLSSLIRSVIALHNLINNKMLNKEHEKAEDSKPVAVPTAAGS, encoded by the exons atggATGTGATAAAATCGCAGCAGATATCAGCGCGGCCGATCGAGAAAGTGGTAGTGCATCCACTGGTGCTGCTTAGCATAGTGGATCATTACAACAGAGTGGCTCGGGACACCAAGAAACGAGTCGTTGGGGTTTTGCTCGGCACTTCTTTCAGGGGCACCGTTGACGTCACCAATTCCTATGCAG TTCCTTTTGAAGAAGAAGACAAGGATCCCAGCATTTCGTTCCTTGACCATAATTATCATGAATCAATGTTTTCCATGTTTCGGAGAATTAATG CCAAGGAGCATGTCGTTGGCTGGTACAGTACTGGTCCAAAACTACGGGAAAATGACCTGAATATTCATGGGATTTTCAATGC CTATGTTCCAACACCTGTCCTAGTCATAATTGATGTCCAGCCCAAGGAACTGGGAATACCTACCAAAGCCTACTATGCTGTTGAGGAGGTTAAAGAG AATGCAACCCAGAAAAGTCAGAAGGTGTTTGTCCATGTGCCTTCTGAAATTGCTGCTCATGAAGTTGAAGAAATCG GAGTTGAACACTTGCTTAGGGATGTTAAGGACACAACAATTAGTACCCTTGCAACTGAG GTGTCAGGTAAACTCACTGCGTTAAAGGGATTGGATGCACGACTTCAAGAGATTCGCAGCTATCTTGACAATGTTATTGATGAGAAATTACCTTTAAACCATGAGATTCTCTATCATTTGCAG GATGTGTTCAACCTACTTCCGAATCTCAATGTGGCTGAGTTAATAAAAGCATTTGCAG TAAAAACAAATGATATGATGCTGGTTATATACCTTTCTTCCCTTATAAGAAGCGTAATTGCTCTACATAACTTGATCAACAACAAG ATGCTTAACAAGGAGCACGAAAAGGCTGAAGACTCTAAGCCAGTTGCTGTACCAACAGCAGCTGGAAGCTAA